A single genomic interval of Bacillota bacterium harbors:
- a CDS encoding tryptophan transporter: MRLDEFSVGDLVLAALLLGIGSVLHAVFPGVFAGMKPDFSLIMLFVVIMLIPDKRIVAIAGIATGLITALTTTFPGGQIPNIIDKLVTTAAVMALASVVPSRLKVPVVGVLGTLVSGVVFLSSATVLVGLPAPFMALVVSVVLPATAINTLSLLVLYPITAKLYSAQRHRVANPAKAGQ, from the coding sequence ATGAGACTAGATGAGTTTAGTGTAGGCGACCTTGTGTTGGCAGCTTTGCTGCTGGGGATTGGTTCGGTGTTGCACGCTGTGTTTCCCGGTGTTTTTGCCGGGATGAAACCGGACTTTTCTCTCATTATGTTGTTTGTGGTGATTATGCTGATTCCTGACAAACGAATTGTCGCGATTGCAGGGATAGCCACGGGCTTGATTACTGCCCTCACCACAACCTTTCCCGGTGGGCAGATACCCAACATCATTGACAAGTTGGTAACCACTGCCGCGGTAATGGCGTTAGCATCCGTCGTACCAAGCAGATTGAAAGTACCTGTCGTGGGAGTTTTAGGCACTTTGGTGAGCGGAGTAGTGTTCCTGTCCTCGGCTACTGTTTTGGTTGGGTTACCAGCTCCCTTCATGGCCTTGGTGGTATCTGTAGTCTTACCGGCTACGGCAATCAACACCTTGAGTCTCCTAGTGCTGTATCCCATCACTGCGAAGCTGTACTCTGCGCAGCGACACCGAGTGGCAAACCCCGCTAAGGCAGGTCAGTAA
- a CDS encoding ABC transporter ATP-binding protein, whose product MVKEHFAVNVVKLGISHGQYKAVGEVSFGVKPGSVLALVGPSGCGKTSILYCLAGLNLEYSGLIEIFNAPPQRGRRDISIILQDYGLLPWKTARDNVELGLRFRGELTGARDRVKELIARLGLRDCCHQYPHQLSGGQKQRVAVARALSVEPRLLLMDEPFSALDALTREDMQELFSKVQRELALTTILVTHSLEEALFLGDRIVVLSQSPAKVLLTLDNPGAGNRADPEHVSRAELIRALLAADRNQGGKL is encoded by the coding sequence GTGGTAAAGGAGCATTTCGCAGTTAATGTAGTGAAGCTGGGAATATCCCATGGTCAATACAAAGCCGTAGGAGAGGTGTCCTTTGGTGTTAAGCCTGGCAGTGTCTTAGCCCTTGTTGGTCCCTCGGGCTGCGGAAAAACCAGCATTCTTTATTGCCTTGCGGGGTTGAACCTGGAATACTCAGGACTGATTGAAATCTTCAACGCACCTCCGCAGCGGGGGCGTCGGGACATATCGATTATCCTGCAGGACTACGGCTTGTTGCCCTGGAAAACTGCTCGAGACAACGTTGAACTAGGATTGCGGTTTCGGGGTGAACTCACCGGGGCTCGGGACAGGGTTAAGGAGCTCATCGCAAGGCTGGGACTAAGAGACTGCTGTCATCAGTATCCCCACCAGTTGTCAGGGGGGCAAAAGCAACGGGTAGCAGTAGCCCGAGCACTTTCAGTAGAGCCGAGGTTGCTGCTGATGGACGAACCCTTTTCCGCTCTGGATGCGTTAACCCGAGAAGACATGCAGGAACTATTCTCTAAAGTGCAAAGGGAACTAGCCTTAACAACGATTCTGGTTACTCATAGTCTGGAGGAGGCCCTATTTTTGGGAGACAGGATTGTAGTGTTATCGCAATCTCCGGCAAAGGTGCTCCTTACTCTCGACAATCCCGGTGCCGGTAATCGGGCCGATCCGGAGCACGTTTCTAGAGCCGAACTGATTAGAGCATTGTTAGCAGCTGATCGGAATCAGGGGGGGAAACTATGA